One bacterium genomic window carries:
- the rplL gene encoding 50S ribosomal protein L7/L12 has protein sequence MSDTTTVPQTEEKKEGEKAPVVAEAVAEAKDSGENVEIPEKFKKLVEQIESMSVLELNELVKLLEKKFGVSAAAVAVGPASAGGGEAKEEKSVFDVELTETGAQKIAVIKAVKEVLGLGLKEAKDLVDAAPSELKKGMKKEEAEALKKKIEEAGGKVTLK, from the coding sequence ATGTCAGATACAACAACAGTTCCTCAAACAGAGGAAAAAAAAGAAGGTGAGAAAGCTCCGGTCGTGGCGGAAGCGGTCGCGGAAGCCAAAGATTCGGGAGAGAACGTGGAAATTCCGGAAAAATTCAAGAAACTGGTTGAGCAGATTGAAAGCATGTCGGTTTTGGAACTAAACGAGCTGGTGAAGCTATTGGAAAAGAAATTCGGCGTGTCAGCCGCGGCTGTGGCCGTAGGGCCCGCCTCCGCAGGAGGAGGCGAGGCAAAGGAAGAGAAGAGTGTTTTTGACGTTGAACTCACGGAAACGGGAGCCCAGAAAATCGCGGTTATAAAAGCGGTTAAAGAAGTTCTCGGTCTCGGTCTTAAGGAGGCGAAGGACTTGGTGGATGCCGCGCCTTCGGAACTAAAGAAAGGAATGAAAAAAGAAGAGGCGGAGGCACTGAAGAAAAAAATAGAAGAGGCGGGAGGAAAAGTGACTTTGAAGTAA
- the rplJ gene encoding 50S ribosomal protein L10, which yields MPITKQKKEEVIVKLRDILKNAKSVTFANFHGLNVSEATKMRKELRDVGVGYYVAKKTLVKRAFSDSKVSGDVPELAGELGVAFSSDEVASSREIYSFQKKFEERISILGGIFEGKFRNKAEMTEIASIPSIQILRGMFVNVINSPIQGLVVALSKVAEQKTA from the coding sequence ATGCCTATTACAAAACAAAAGAAAGAAGAAGTCATAGTCAAATTAAGAGATATTTTGAAAAACGCGAAATCCGTAACTTTCGCCAATTTCCACGGACTGAATGTTTCTGAAGCTACCAAGATGCGAAAGGAGCTTCGTGATGTCGGTGTGGGATACTATGTCGCGAAAAAGACGCTCGTCAAACGCGCTTTTTCCGACTCCAAAGTTTCAGGCGATGTTCCGGAACTTGCAGGGGAGCTCGGGGTCGCTTTTTCCTCTGATGAGGTGGCGTCCTCGCGCGAGATATATTCTTTCCAGAAAAAGTTTGAAGAAAGAATTTCAATTCTCGGCGGTATATTTGAAGGGAAGTTTAGGAATAAAGCGGAAATGACCGAAATAGCCAGTATTCCTTCCATTCAAATTCTTCGCGGAATGTTTGTCAATGTCATAAATTCGCCGATACAGGGGCTGGTAGTAGCTCTTAGTAAAGTCGCAGAACAAAAAACCGCATAA